The Candidatus Nitronereus thalassa genome includes the window TGAAAGAACACTGGAATCCGCACTGCCGGCCACCCTGGAGTGACGAGGAGTTGAAGGAGAAAGTCGCCAACGCCTTCACCTATATGCACAACAATCAGCCGGGGTGTGAGAGCCCACTCGTGAATAAAAAAGCCGGACGGGCCAGGCGTGTCCGCGAAGCCTTGGATGCGTGGGTCTGGGCGGTGGACGCAAAGTGCTTCGTCCGCCGGCACGACTGCCAGATGTGGGACCGGGACCAGTTCGATAGCGTCTACGGCCACCTCGCCGACAAGTACCTGCTGTCGAATCAAATCTTTAAACAAGAATCATCCATCCGACGCTTCGAACGCCTCACCTATTTACCCGGACAACCCGAGTTTCCGGATGATGGCAGCTACAACATCTGGCGGCCGTCGGGGGTCGAGCCCAAAGAGGGAGAGGTGGATTGGTTCCTCACGCACATGGAATACCTGATCCCCGATGACCATGAGAGAAATCTCGTCCTGGATTACCTCGCGTTCCTTGTCAAACATCCTGGACAAAAGATTCACTTCGCGTTGGTGGTGCAGGGACTGCCCGGGACGGGGAAGAGTTTTATTGGCCAGCTCATGGAGCGGATCATCGGCGAGCAGAACACCAGCCGTCCGTCGAACGAGGAACTCCACTCGGAGTGGACCACGTGGCAGCGGCAGGCCCAGTTGGTGGTCGTGGAGGAACTCATGACGATCGGGAGGCAGGAGCTGATCAACAAACTGAAGTCGGTGATCACGGACGAGACCATCCGGATTCACGAGAAATACCGGAATACCTACTCGCTCAACAACTGCCTCAACTTTTTGATGCTCACGAATTACAAAGACGCGCTCAAAGTCGAGATGCACGACCGTCGCTTTTTCGTGGTGTTCTCGCCCGCCCAACCCCGTGAGGAATCGTACTACGCCGCACTGTTTTCTAATCTCAAGAAGGACGGACCCGCGCACGTCGCGCACCGGTTGTCGCAACGAGACCTCTCGGATTTCAAACCAAAGGGCGTGGCACCCCAGACCGCCGCCAAGCGCGAGATGCGTCGCGCCAACCTCGACGAGGTCCACCAGGTCTTGCTGGATCTGCTGGACAATGGACAGCCACCCTTCGGCTGTGATCTCGTGAGCATGGCCGACTTGGAACAGGCCTTGCCGGAACGATTGCGCCGGGTCAGGAACCTCAACGGGAAACTCACGGGCTTCTTGCGGGACCAGCTTGGGGCCACCAAACGCTCCCAGGTCCCCGTCGATAACGGCAGGCGGAAGTGTAATGTCTGGATATGGAGGAATCAGAACGATTGGGCTTCGAAGACGAGCACGGTGATCGGCCGACAGTACGACGCACAAGTAAAGGGCCAAGACATTGGCCTAGACGAATGGGACCCCATTCTTGGATAGGGGGCTGATAGGGGGTGGATAGGGTCCCCCTATCCATGAAAACGGCAATGGATTCAAGGCGTTGAAAACAACAGATAGGGGGCCTAAGGGGTATTTCTTTTAAAAAGGGAAAAAATATATATACATTAAAATTGGACAACAACGGCGGAGCGCATCTCAAAAAAACTCTGGAAAAAGGTTTTCAGTCTCTACCCCCTATCCGTCCTCTCGAAACGGCTCAAGTCCTTGTCTCGACTACCGTTTTCTTGGATAGGGGCCCCTTATCCACCCCTGTTCCACCCCCTCATCATCTGCAACCCTCAGGTGGATAGAAAACGACTGAATTCGATCCCACTCATTCACGGCCACCAAGACTCATAGGAAAAATGGCAGGCGGGTATCCCCCATGCGGGCCTTTTTTTGTGCATAACTCAACCCTGTCTGATGTTTAGGCAACCCGACTCGCCCAGGCACATAATGTGCCGCCTGGACTCGTTTCGGGTCGACTTGCACGCAAATGTGTCATTGCTCATTCAGACAAAAAGATGGAGAAAGACTAATGCGTCAGAAAGCCTCTCCATGTGTGGCTGGTTCAGGCGCGGGGGCCTCGCGCGCGCGGAGGTCCGGACTACCCAGGCGGACGATCACCTGAGAAACAGACCCACTGATATTCTGTCAGCGGGCCTGGAGGGGGAAAGGGCATGCGTTTCAAGTGCTTGCGATTTTCAGGTGTCGAAAAAACCTGTTTCGGGACCTGCTTCCGGAGACCAGACGAAGTCAGAACCTCATTTCTCCTAATCTAGTATGGTGGAGGGTAAGACAATACGTTTTTTTAAGACACAAGTTTTCTAAACCAGTGCTTCACTAGGTATTACGAAACAAATTTAATATCTAAAATTTATCTTCCAGGAAATTTCCAGCCTTCGGGAGACCATTTGTTTATTGAATAAGAGGTCGTGGGGCCCAAAGTATAATGGCAGCTCCAACCAAGCACATTCCTGCTCCTGCGACATCCCACCGATCAGGGCTCACACCTTCAACAGCCCATAACCATAAAAGCGAGGATACAATATAAACCCCGCCATAGGCTGCATAGGTTCGTCCGGCAAAAGCCGCTTCTGAGCGGGTCAATATGACCGCAAAGATCACCAGGGATATAATGCCTGCTGTCGCCCACCAAGGCGAGCGGTCCAATCGGAGCCACATCCAGAAGGCAAAACAGCCTC containing:
- a CDS encoding primase-helicase family protein yields the protein MNPQHHLPSDLPAFDFDTLQRFLDVVKGDSPYCWQIIPDKNGKGRATLFHGTLEEVKDKLIQAQRNGCGIFITVNRTDGKGRRKTNVLKATAVFVDADGIPLPEQWPIPPHVIVQRSSDRWHAYWLIQPTDDLAAWTMTQKRLANFLKTDPSISDPPRVMRVPGFFHLKGEPLLVKLIQCPTADDVRNGKVQRFTLEELETAYPGEVKLSTKASKEPSTVDTDQTPLVEWDLKVNIEHAIAYLRHEAPMAIEHQHGDDQTVQVAAHLKDIGISQDKSFELMKEHWNPHCRPPWSDEELKEKVANAFTYMHNNQPGCESPLVNKKAGRARRVREALDAWVWAVDAKCFVRRHDCQMWDRDQFDSVYGHLADKYLLSNQIFKQESSIRRFERLTYLPGQPEFPDDGSYNIWRPSGVEPKEGEVDWFLTHMEYLIPDDHERNLVLDYLAFLVKHPGQKIHFALVVQGLPGTGKSFIGQLMERIIGEQNTSRPSNEELHSEWTTWQRQAQLVVVEELMTIGRQELINKLKSVITDETIRIHEKYRNTYSLNNCLNFLMLTNYKDALKVEMHDRRFFVVFSPAQPREESYYAALFSNLKKDGPAHVAHRLSQRDLSDFKPKGVAPQTAAKREMRRANLDEVHQVLLDLLDNGQPPFGCDLVSMADLEQALPERLRRVRNLNGKLTGFLRDQLGATKRSQVPVDNGRRKCNVWIWRNQNDWASKTSTVIGRQYDAQVKGQDIGLDEWDPILG
- a CDS encoding YnfA family protein, whose translation is GCFAFWMWLRLDRSPWWATAGIISLVIFAVILTRSEAAFAGRTYAAYGGVYIVSSLLWLWAVEGVSPDRWDVAGAGMCLVGAAIILWAPRPLIQ